Proteins encoded together in one Thermophilibacter immobilis window:
- a CDS encoding Gfo/Idh/MocA family protein, with protein sequence MADSNSTAAPLDSAAAAKAAFEDVSERPFPTDVFTAPHLRWAVIGCGVIANQMAQSLALAGRSLEGVANRHVGKARAFAERYGVPRVYESFEELYADSDIDAVYITTPHNTHITYLRGALAAGKHVLCEKSITLNSAELNEARTLSHAHGVVLMDATTVLHMPLYQELLRRANAGELGPLNLVQLNFGSYKPYGDFTNRFYSPKLAGGAMLDIGVYALSLARLFLASQPDEVVSLGNLATTGVDEEGGIVMRNAEGQLATVTMSLHSKLPKRAVLSFDRCYVEVMEYPRADTATIVWTEDGRREVVRAGTEGYALCYEMADLERAVAGDAGARGLFDYASDVMALMDRLRREWGVVYPEER encoded by the coding sequence ATGGCAGATTCCAATTCCACCGCCGCTCCGCTCGATTCGGCCGCCGCCGCGAAGGCGGCCTTTGAAGACGTGAGCGAGCGCCCCTTCCCCACCGACGTCTTCACCGCGCCCCACCTGCGCTGGGCCGTCATCGGTTGCGGCGTGATCGCCAACCAGATGGCGCAGTCACTCGCGCTGGCGGGCCGCTCGCTCGAGGGCGTCGCGAACCGCCACGTGGGCAAGGCCCGCGCCTTCGCCGAGCGCTACGGAGTCCCCAGGGTCTACGAGAGCTTCGAGGAGCTCTACGCCGATTCCGACATCGACGCCGTCTACATCACGACGCCGCACAACACCCATATCACCTATCTGCGCGGGGCCCTCGCGGCCGGCAAGCACGTCTTGTGCGAGAAGTCCATCACGCTCAACTCCGCCGAGCTCAACGAGGCCCGCACTCTCTCCCACGCCCACGGCGTCGTGCTCATGGACGCCACCACAGTCCTTCACATGCCACTCTACCAGGAGCTTCTCCGGCGCGCAAACGCAGGGGAGCTCGGTCCTCTCAACCTGGTCCAGCTCAACTTTGGCAGCTACAAGCCCTACGGGGACTTCACCAACCGCTTCTACAGCCCCAAGCTCGCCGGCGGAGCGATGCTCGACATCGGCGTCTACGCACTCTCGCTCGCGCGCCTCTTCCTGGCGAGTCAGCCCGATGAGGTCGTCTCTCTGGGCAACCTCGCCACGACCGGCGTGGACGAGGAGGGCGGCATCGTGATGCGCAACGCCGAGGGTCAGCTCGCCACGGTCACGATGTCGCTTCACTCCAAGCTGCCCAAGCGCGCCGTCCTCTCCTTCGACCGCTGCTACGTCGAGGTCATGGAGTACCCCCGTGCCGACACCGCCACCATCGTCTGGACCGAGGACGGCCGCCGCGAGGTCGTGCGCGCGGGCACCGAGGGTTACGCCCTGTGCTACGAGATGGCCGACCTCGAGCGCGCCGTCGCCGGAGACGCCGGAGCACGCGGGCTTTTCGACTACGCCTCTGACGTCATGGCGCTCATGGACCGGCTGCGCCGCGAGTGGGGCGTCGTCTACCCCGAGGAGCGCTGA
- a CDS encoding energy-coupling factor transporter transmembrane component T family protein, with the protein MINVIDYVPGATVLHRLNPVTKLALAAAIIVATFLAQTYAALLGLFALTLALGAYAGVLGRLGSLLKLLVPLAVAMLLLQTAFMRTGEPVFAWITIDGLATGSKACLRLLGVALPLILVLTVTKLGDLANACVEVLHVPYRYAFTFTTALRFVPVFGQEMNAIMEAQTARGVEYDTKNPLKKLRLMLPLCIPLLVSSVGKTDATALAAEQRGFYLRSRESSYKRYPLVARDRAVLAACVALIVVGALF; encoded by the coding sequence GTGATTAACGTCATCGACTACGTGCCCGGCGCCACCGTGCTCCACCGCCTGAACCCCGTGACCAAGCTCGCGCTCGCGGCCGCCATCATCGTGGCCACCTTCCTCGCACAGACCTACGCGGCCCTGCTGGGACTTTTCGCGCTCACGCTCGCTCTGGGTGCCTATGCAGGCGTTCTGGGGCGTCTGGGGTCTCTGCTCAAGCTGCTCGTGCCGCTCGCCGTGGCGATGCTCCTGCTCCAGACGGCCTTCATGCGCACGGGCGAGCCGGTCTTTGCCTGGATCACCATCGACGGCCTGGCCACGGGGTCCAAGGCGTGCCTGCGCCTTCTGGGCGTGGCGCTGCCGCTCATCCTCGTTCTCACGGTCACCAAGCTGGGAGACCTGGCCAATGCCTGTGTCGAGGTGCTGCACGTACCGTACCGCTACGCGTTCACGTTCACCACGGCGCTGCGCTTCGTGCCCGTGTTTGGCCAGGAGATGAACGCGATCATGGAGGCGCAGACCGCCCGCGGCGTGGAGTACGACACCAAGAACCCCCTGAAGAAGCTCCGGCTCATGCTGCCTCTGTGCATACCCTTGTTGGTGAGTTCGGTGGGCAAGACCGACGCCACGGCGCTCGCCGCCGAGCAACGCGGCTTCTACCTGCGCTCGCGTGAGAGCAGCTACAAGCGTTACCCGCTCGTCGCGCGAGACAGAGCCGTCCTGGCTGCCTGCGTGGCGCTTATCGTGGTGGGCGCACTGTTCTAG
- a CDS encoding ABC transporter ATP-binding protein, with protein MPSTTALIEMRDVSFTYAQADRRALDQVSLSVGAGDFVGVIGPSGAGKSTLAAALSGAIPHHFTGELFGSTLVDGQDTCEVSLTDISHVVGSVLQDIDTQMVSSVVEDELLFGLENFGVAHDQIEGRLARALDTVAIPDLRKREIATLSGGQKQKVAIAAILALRPRVLVLDEPTAALDPASSKLVFETLRTINEDEGITVVVIEQKVALLSEYCRRILVMNEGRLALSGTPHEVFAHGEELRRMGVDSPRVARVSNSLVQHGVAAAGNGPCLNVAEAERFVGDLVAGHVSPVAADVGPAPAAGRTDSPHAPVRPHAQGAEPVVSLVDACFAYPGSGDAVRDLCLTVYPGELVGIVGQNGAGKTTLTKLVNGLLRPASGEVRVAGLATRETPVSQIAQHVATLFQNPDHQLCRDTVLDEVAFGPELHGVTPEEARRQAAAVIERFGLPSNEAPFSLSRGQRQMVALASVVVLRPQVVILDEPTSGLDYRECMTVMQTVREMAETGCAVIMVCHDMEVVSDFAERIVVMADGRVLARGEKDGLFADADLMRRASVEAPQVVRLSQALAAGVSPEFAGISQVSGIVDLVQEMVTRD; from the coding sequence ATGCCATCCACCACAGCACTCATCGAGATGCGCGACGTCTCGTTCACCTATGCGCAGGCAGACCGGCGCGCGCTCGACCAGGTGAGCCTGTCCGTGGGCGCCGGCGACTTCGTGGGCGTGATCGGCCCGTCAGGCGCCGGCAAGTCCACGCTTGCGGCCGCCCTGTCTGGCGCGATCCCCCATCACTTCACCGGCGAGCTCTTTGGCTCCACGCTCGTGGACGGCCAGGACACCTGCGAGGTCAGCCTCACCGATATCTCGCACGTGGTGGGCAGCGTCCTTCAGGACATAGATACCCAGATGGTCTCGTCCGTGGTCGAGGACGAGCTCCTCTTTGGGCTCGAGAACTTCGGCGTGGCCCACGACCAGATCGAGGGTCGCCTGGCGCGGGCCCTGGACACCGTGGCCATCCCCGATCTGCGCAAACGCGAGATCGCCACGCTTTCCGGCGGTCAGAAGCAAAAGGTCGCCATCGCGGCGATCCTGGCCTTGCGCCCCCGCGTGCTCGTGCTCGACGAGCCCACCGCAGCGCTCGACCCCGCAAGCTCGAAGCTCGTCTTCGAGACGCTGCGCACCATCAACGAGGACGAGGGCATCACCGTGGTGGTGATCGAGCAGAAGGTGGCGCTGCTCTCGGAGTACTGCAGGCGCATCCTCGTCATGAACGAGGGGCGCCTCGCCCTTTCGGGGACCCCCCACGAGGTCTTCGCCCACGGCGAGGAGCTCAGGCGCATGGGGGTGGATAGCCCCCGCGTGGCACGCGTGTCCAACAGCCTGGTGCAGCACGGCGTCGCCGCAGCCGGCAACGGGCCGTGCCTGAACGTCGCCGAGGCCGAGCGGTTCGTGGGCGACCTCGTGGCGGGGCACGTCTCGCCTGTCGCGGCGGACGTCGGACCCGCACCCGCCGCAGGCCGCACGGACTCTCCGCACGCGCCCGTGCGGCCGCACGCCCAGGGGGCCGAGCCCGTGGTCAGCCTCGTCGACGCCTGCTTTGCCTACCCCGGCAGCGGTGACGCCGTCCGCGACCTCTGCCTGACCGTCTACCCCGGAGAGCTCGTGGGAATCGTCGGGCAGAACGGGGCCGGCAAGACCACGCTGACCAAGCTCGTGAACGGCCTTCTGCGCCCCGCGTCTGGCGAGGTCCGCGTAGCCGGCCTCGCCACGCGCGAGACTCCCGTCTCCCAGATTGCCCAGCACGTGGCCACCCTCTTCCAGAACCCCGACCACCAGCTCTGCCGTGACACGGTCCTTGACGAGGTCGCCTTTGGACCAGAGTTGCACGGAGTGACCCCCGAGGAGGCGCGCCGTCAGGCCGCTGCGGTAATCGAGCGCTTTGGCCTGCCGTCCAACGAAGCGCCCTTCTCGCTGTCGCGCGGGCAGCGGCAGATGGTGGCCCTTGCGTCCGTGGTCGTGCTCAGGCCGCAGGTCGTCATCTTGGACGAGCCCACGAGCGGCCTGGACTATCGCGAGTGCATGACCGTGATGCAGACCGTGCGCGAGATGGCTGAGACGGGCTGCGCCGTCATCATGGTCTGCCACGACATGGAGGTCGTCTCGGACTTCGCCGAGCGCATCGTCGTCATGGCCGACGGCCGCGTCCTCGCGCGTGGCGAGAAGGACGGCCTGTTCGCAGACGCCGACCTCATGCGTCGCGCGAGCGTGGAGGCGCCCCAGGTCGTCCGCCTGTCCCAGGCGCTCGCTGCGGGCGTCTCGCCCGAGTTCGCCGGGATAAGCCAGGTCTCCGGCATCGTCGACCTCGTCCAGGAGATGGTCACCCGTGATTAA
- a CDS encoding MarR family winged helix-turn-helix transcriptional regulator has product MAEERFEDFVGLIDALHREIRRIKASEAEQLGFKGADVMCLHYLARHPEGLTSAELARRADVSRAAISRTVARLEAEGLVEMGSSQSDATRYRVPVTLTERGHEAARPIDDIVNGVLRETGEVLSESQRTQMYDSLNQILNRLESIARD; this is encoded by the coding sequence GTGGCAGAGGAGCGATTCGAGGACTTCGTGGGGCTTATCGACGCGCTTCATCGAGAGATTCGGCGCATCAAGGCATCTGAGGCCGAACAGCTGGGCTTTAAGGGTGCGGATGTCATGTGCCTCCACTACCTCGCGCGTCATCCCGAGGGACTTACGAGCGCCGAGCTGGCGCGTCGTGCGGATGTGAGCCGCGCGGCCATCTCTCGCACCGTTGCGCGTCTGGAGGCGGAGGGGCTCGTCGAGATGGGCTCCTCGCAGAGTGATGCCACGCGCTATCGTGTCCCCGTCACGCTTACCGAGCGGGGCCACGAAGCCGCTCGCCCCATAGACGATATCGTGAACGGCGTGCTCAGGGAGACGGGCGAGGTTCTCTCAGAGTCACAGCGCACGCAGATGTACGACTCGCTTAATCAGATACTCAACCGGCTGGAAAGCATCGCACGCGATTAG
- a CDS encoding DegV family protein: MPVHIITDSGSDITGALSPHLTVLPLSIAFGTTTYADGVDLTHERFYQLLAERDELPTTGQVTPYAFSQALEQVRAAGDEAVIVTLSSKLSGTYRSAVSAAADFPGAQVVDSLNATVGERILVERALTLVDEGLSAAEIAAQLEQERSHVCLVALLDTLEYLRRGGRIPKSVGAIGELLSVKPVIGVVDGEVVMLGKARGSKNGRNLLHQEVERSAIDFTMPVMLGYSGLSDQLLRTYLEDNRSIWEGRVREEDLPIILVGATIGTHAGPGAIVLAFFREE, encoded by the coding sequence ATGCCCGTTCACATCATCACCGACTCCGGTTCCGACATCACGGGGGCCCTGAGCCCGCACCTCACGGTGCTGCCACTCTCCATTGCGTTTGGCACCACGACGTACGCCGACGGCGTCGACCTTACGCACGAGCGTTTCTACCAGCTTCTCGCTGAAAGAGACGAGCTGCCCACGACGGGACAGGTTACCCCCTACGCCTTCTCGCAGGCGCTCGAGCAGGTGCGCGCGGCCGGCGACGAGGCCGTGATCGTGACCCTGTCTTCCAAGCTCTCGGGGACCTATCGAAGTGCCGTCTCGGCGGCGGCCGACTTTCCCGGCGCCCAGGTGGTCGACAGCCTGAACGCGACCGTGGGCGAGCGCATCCTCGTGGAGCGAGCGCTCACCCTGGTCGACGAGGGGCTGAGTGCGGCTGAGATAGCCGCCCAGCTCGAGCAAGAGCGTTCGCACGTCTGCTTGGTCGCGCTCCTCGATACCCTTGAGTACCTGCGGCGTGGCGGACGCATTCCCAAGAGCGTGGGGGCGATCGGCGAGCTCCTGTCCGTCAAGCCGGTCATAGGTGTCGTGGACGGCGAGGTCGTCATGCTGGGCAAGGCGCGTGGCTCCAAGAACGGCCGCAACCTCCTGCACCAGGAGGTCGAGAGAAGCGCCATCGACTTCACTATGCCCGTCATGCTGGGTTACTCGGGCCTCTCCGACCAGCTGCTGCGCACGTATCTTGAGGACAACCGGAGCATCTGGGAGGGTCGCGTGCGCGAGGAGGACCTGCCCATCATTCTCGTGGGGGCCACGATTGGCACTCACGCGGGTCCGGGCGCCATCGTGCTGGCGTTTTTCCGCGAGGAGTAG
- a CDS encoding Mbeg1-like protein has translation MDLFSYLERELATFDERPLGPVDSAALSQICMVDGVGVIPGASGHSTDAPSQSRAIGRLTERWRARRVPSVRFCDLFRAELFEGMFRGLTPERVKHELAALVASPRFRDLRLCDYTSVMDGAAHVQFSATTFVWHGRRRDSDFAYMAFRGTDNSLVGWRENFDMAVEPPVPAQRLAVDYLEDVARHLPARLYVGGHSKGGNLATYAALRCSEGIRARIERVFDHDGPGFKPGFASAGEFERLAGRIHRTVPEESVVGMIMETPAPTLVVRSTARGIDQHSIFTWEVSGDDFAYADGLSDGALLTHDVLAEWLDSLTDAEEPRVVEALFRAIDASGVTDARQVFSGDARPVALVVEAARTMSHETRDVLVPALSRLAAITARRALQRR, from the coding sequence GTGGACCTCTTCTCCTATCTCGAGCGCGAACTCGCCACCTTTGACGAGAGGCCCCTGGGCCCCGTGGACTCCGCGGCGCTCTCCCAAATCTGCATGGTCGACGGCGTCGGCGTGATTCCCGGGGCGTCAGGACACTCCACAGATGCGCCCTCACAGAGTCGCGCAATTGGCCGTCTGACCGAGCGCTGGCGCGCCCGTCGCGTTCCGAGCGTCCGCTTCTGTGACCTCTTCCGCGCTGAGCTCTTCGAGGGGATGTTTCGCGGGCTCACGCCCGAGCGCGTAAAGCACGAGCTCGCAGCTCTCGTGGCCAGCCCGCGATTCCGTGACCTCAGGCTCTGCGACTACACCTCCGTCATGGACGGAGCCGCGCACGTGCAGTTCTCGGCCACGACGTTCGTCTGGCACGGGCGAAGGCGCGACTCCGACTTTGCCTACATGGCCTTTCGTGGCACAGACAACTCGCTCGTGGGGTGGCGCGAGAACTTCGACATGGCCGTGGAACCACCCGTCCCGGCCCAGCGCCTGGCCGTCGACTACCTCGAGGACGTGGCCCGCCATCTGCCCGCGCGGCTCTACGTGGGCGGTCACTCCAAAGGCGGAAATCTGGCCACCTATGCGGCACTTCGCTGCTCAGAGGGCATTCGCGCCCGCATCGAACGCGTCTTTGACCACGACGGTCCCGGCTTCAAGCCCGGGTTTGCCAGCGCCGGGGAATTCGAGCGCCTCGCGGGACGCATCCACCGAACCGTGCCCGAGGAGTCCGTCGTAGGCATGATCATGGAGACTCCCGCGCCCACGCTCGTTGTGCGCAGCACCGCGCGGGGCATCGACCAGCACAGCATCTTTACCTGGGAGGTCTCCGGAGACGACTTCGCCTACGCAGACGGACTCTCTGACGGCGCGCTTCTCACGCACGACGTGCTGGCCGAGTGGCTCGACTCGCTCACCGACGCGGAGGAGCCACGGGTTGTGGAGGCACTCTTTCGCGCGATCGATGCGTCGGGAGTCACGGACGCGCGTCAGGTCTTCTCGGGAGACGCCCGGCCGGTCGCCCTTGTGGTGGAGGCTGCGCGTACCATGAGCCACGAGACGCGCGACGTCCTGGTACCCGCCCTCTCGCGACTCGCCGCCATCACGGCCCGCCGCGCCCTCCAGCGCCGCTAG
- a CDS encoding metal ABC transporter permease codes for MPDLLAYGFMQRALIAGAILGAAIPLVGVIVVIRRLSMIGDALSHASLAGVAAGLIAGVNPVLGATVASLVAASCIEAIRRRFADRAELSIAIVMSAGVGLAGVLSGFVPNGATFSSFLFGSIVTVSDAEVLAVVIIGAAVIAGCVALRRQLLLVALDERTARLAGVRTGALSALFTLACALVVSIASRTVGSLIVSALMVVPVAAALQVARSWRGLTVISCAIGVGASIAGLVISYYVGTKPGGTIVLVAIAALAVCAVVRACLRLSSRRNGAGSKSIPSASA; via the coding sequence ATGCCTGACCTACTTGCCTACGGCTTCATGCAGCGTGCCCTCATCGCGGGGGCCATCTTGGGGGCCGCGATTCCGCTCGTGGGGGTCATCGTCGTCATTCGCCGGCTCTCGATGATCGGCGACGCGCTGTCCCACGCCTCGCTCGCCGGCGTGGCGGCCGGTCTCATCGCCGGGGTGAACCCCGTGCTCGGAGCCACCGTCGCCTCGCTCGTGGCCGCCTCGTGCATCGAGGCCATCCGTCGGCGCTTCGCCGACCGCGCCGAGCTGTCCATTGCGATCGTGATGTCAGCTGGCGTGGGCCTCGCGGGCGTGCTCTCCGGTTTTGTCCCCAACGGGGCCACCTTCTCGAGCTTCCTCTTTGGCAGCATCGTGACCGTGAGCGACGCCGAGGTGCTTGCCGTCGTGATCATCGGCGCGGCCGTGATCGCGGGCTGTGTGGCGCTTCGTCGTCAGCTGCTGCTCGTGGCCCTCGACGAGCGAACGGCACGGCTCGCGGGGGTGCGCACCGGGGCCCTCTCGGCCCTCTTCACGCTGGCCTGCGCGCTGGTGGTCTCCATCGCGTCGCGGACCGTGGGCTCGCTCATCGTCTCGGCCCTCATGGTGGTGCCCGTGGCGGCGGCGCTGCAGGTGGCCCGCAGCTGGCGCGGCCTCACCGTCATCTCGTGCGCGATCGGCGTGGGCGCCAGCATTGCCGGCCTGGTCATCTCCTACTACGTGGGTACCAAGCCCGGCGGCACCATCGTCCTCGTAGCAATCGCGGCGCTCGCCGTCTGCGCCGTCGTGAGGGCATGCCTGCGCCTTTCCAGCCGACGCAACGGCGCGGGCTCAAAATCCATCCCATCCGCGAGCGCCTAG
- a CDS encoding metal ABC transporter ATP-binding protein has protein sequence MASHESALAFENVTFAFPNRLAPVLEGASLAVAPGELCVLIGENGAGKSTLVRLAFGELAPDSGSVRILGSDVRALHDWTCVGYVPQAGAGGLAGFPATVREVVRASVTGSHREARQRADELMERLSLTGLERHLMGELSGGQLQRVMLARALANQPGLLLLDEPTSGLDEDGARDFARLLPSLLHDDRTAALLVTHDLARLGVLVRGAHVVRLENGRVEDHA, from the coding sequence ATGGCATCTCACGAATCAGCGCTGGCGTTCGAAAACGTCACCTTTGCCTTTCCCAACCGGCTCGCCCCCGTCCTCGAGGGGGCGAGCCTCGCCGTGGCCCCAGGCGAGCTGTGCGTGCTCATCGGCGAGAACGGAGCGGGCAAGTCGACCCTTGTGCGGCTGGCCTTTGGCGAGCTTGCGCCCGACAGCGGCTCGGTGCGCATCCTTGGCTCCGACGTGCGCGCGCTCCACGATTGGACCTGCGTGGGCTACGTCCCACAGGCGGGCGCGGGAGGGCTTGCCGGCTTTCCCGCCACGGTACGCGAGGTGGTGCGCGCGAGCGTGACCGGCTCTCACCGGGAGGCCCGGCAGCGCGCCGACGAGCTCATGGAGCGCCTGTCGCTCACGGGTCTCGAGCGCCACCTCATGGGAGAGCTCTCAGGAGGGCAGCTCCAACGCGTCATGCTCGCGCGGGCCCTGGCCAACCAGCCTGGGCTTCTTCTGCTTGACGAGCCCACGAGCGGCCTCGACGAGGATGGGGCCCGGGACTTTGCCCGCCTCCTGCCGTCGCTTTTGCACGACGACCGCACGGCCGCGCTCCTCGTGACACACGACCTCGCGCGCCTGGGCGTGCTCGTCAGGGGCGCCCACGTCGTTCGGCTCGAGAACGGAAGGGTCGAGGACCATGCCTGA
- a CDS encoding metal ABC transporter substrate-binding protein — protein MTRHALTTYQASDSDEGFWRRPLSRRSLLSAALGVTGAALLAGCSVPSSNEDSATPAAADADSKLSVVASFYAPYDFATKVAGDHADLTNLTPAGTEPHDWEPAPTDMVTIQNADLLVYNGANMEHWVDDLLASLGDKAPATVKASDGITLRQGSEEDNGDSTDPHVWLAPKNAKHELANIRDALVKVDPDHADDYKANYEKHASDLDELDKEYSERLSQVPHKTIVVSHEAFGYLCDAYGLTQIPITGMDAEGEPDAQTMASIIEQVKDQGVKTIFSEDLVSPKVAQAIADATGATCEVLNPLEGLEQDDIDAGADYVSVMRDNLDKLVAALS, from the coding sequence ATGACTAGGCATGCACTGACCACGTATCAGGCGAGCGACTCCGACGAGGGCTTCTGGAGGCGTCCGCTCTCGCGGAGGTCCCTCCTGTCTGCCGCGCTTGGCGTGACGGGAGCGGCGCTTCTCGCCGGCTGCTCCGTGCCCTCTTCCAACGAGGACTCGGCGACGCCCGCCGCCGCTGACGCGGACAGCAAGCTCTCCGTCGTGGCGAGCTTCTACGCGCCCTACGACTTTGCCACCAAGGTCGCCGGAGACCACGCCGACCTCACCAACCTCACACCCGCCGGCACCGAGCCCCACGACTGGGAGCCCGCACCCACCGACATGGTCACGATCCAGAACGCCGACTTGCTCGTCTACAACGGCGCGAACATGGAGCACTGGGTCGACGACCTGCTCGCCTCCCTGGGCGACAAGGCCCCCGCGACCGTCAAGGCCTCCGATGGCATCACGCTGCGCCAGGGCTCCGAGGAGGACAACGGCGACAGCACCGACCCGCACGTGTGGCTTGCGCCCAAGAACGCCAAGCACGAGCTCGCCAACATCCGCGACGCGCTCGTCAAGGTAGACCCCGACCACGCCGATGACTACAAGGCTAACTACGAGAAGCACGCCTCTGACCTCGACGAGCTCGACAAGGAGTACTCCGAGCGCCTCTCCCAGGTACCTCATAAGACCATCGTCGTGTCGCACGAGGCCTTTGGCTACCTCTGCGACGCCTACGGCCTCACGCAGATTCCCATCACCGGCATGGACGCCGAGGGGGAGCCAGACGCCCAGACGATGGCCTCCATCATCGAGCAGGTCAAGGACCAGGGCGTTAAGACGATCTTCTCGGAGGACCTCGTAAGTCCCAAGGTCGCCCAGGCCATCGCAGACGCGACCGGCGCGACCTGCGAGGTGCTCAACCCCCTTGAGGGCCTTGAGCAGGATGACATCGACGCGGGAGCGGACTACGTGAGCGTCATGCGCGACAACCTCGACAAGCTCGTCGCCGCGCTGAGCTAA
- a CDS encoding Fur family transcriptional regulator, producing the protein MGKRAEYSTEQRRLVMSHMNAHADRYQTIDEVFDGLHGCGARIGRTTVYRALEKLVDEGLVSKVAAARGASASYRRIDTAADEPQGQLLCLDCGRAFPLDCSMLQGFADHVREHHGFVIDQSRTVLCGICEDCRHAEDGVPEGKDGHD; encoded by the coding sequence ATGGGCAAGAGAGCAGAGTACAGCACCGAGCAGCGCAGGTTGGTCATGTCGCACATGAATGCGCACGCAGATCGCTACCAGACCATCGACGAGGTCTTCGATGGCCTGCACGGTTGCGGGGCTCGCATTGGGCGCACCACGGTCTATCGTGCGCTTGAGAAGCTGGTCGACGAAGGCCTCGTCTCCAAGGTGGCTGCCGCGCGGGGCGCCTCAGCGTCCTACCGGCGCATAGACACCGCGGCAGACGAGCCGCAGGGACAGCTTCTGTGCCTCGACTGCGGGCGGGCATTTCCGCTCGACTGCTCCATGCTCCAGGGCTTCGCCGACCACGTTCGGGAGCACCACGGCTTTGTGATCGACCAGAGCAGGACCGTGCTGTGTGGGATATGCGAGGACTGTCGCCATGCCGAGGATGGCGTCCCAGAAGGGAAAGACGGACATGACTAG
- a CDS encoding TetR/AcrR family transcriptional regulator: MQKQPRITEQTRANLREAFLELYAKRPLEKLSVREITDRAGYNRATFYLYYHDVYELLKEAEDDLLKSIEQLVNERLLKGERLEFSQHMGLILQMTQDSRKSTRAFLGPHGDPTFTRRFKEIIAPLVDRFVMPAGRFGPRESAVVREFYLSGLVAVISAWIVDEDPMPIDQFILLILRTVL, encoded by the coding sequence ATGCAGAAGCAACCGCGCATCACTGAGCAGACGCGTGCCAACCTGCGCGAGGCGTTTCTGGAGCTCTACGCCAAGCGTCCCCTCGAGAAGCTTTCCGTGCGCGAGATCACCGACCGCGCCGGCTACAACCGGGCCACCTTCTACCTCTACTACCATGACGTCTACGAGCTGCTCAAAGAGGCCGAGGACGATCTTCTGAAAAGCATCGAGCAGCTGGTCAACGAGCGTCTCCTCAAGGGGGAGCGCCTTGAGTTCTCGCAGCATATGGGCCTCATCCTCCAGATGACCCAGGACTCGCGCAAGAGCACGCGCGCCTTTTTGGGTCCCCATGGGGACCCCACCTTCACCCGCCGGTTCAAGGAGATCATCGCGCCGCTCGTAGACCGCTTCGTCATGCCCGCCGGACGCTTTGGCCCGCGAGAGTCCGCCGTCGTACGCGAGTTCTACCTCTCCGGGCTCGTGGCCGTCATTAGCGCGTGGATCGTCGACGAGGACCCCATGCCCATCGACCAGTTCATCCTCCTCATCCTGCGTACCGTGCTCTAG
- a CDS encoding ABC transporter ATP-binding protein, with the protein MPYIAFTDVVRSYGAGVTQINALDGASFAVERGELAVILGASGAGKTTALNILGGMDGATSGQVVVDERDISDANEDELVLYRRADVGFVFQFYNLVPNLTALENVELAAQICPDSFDAAETLGKVGLGERLDNFPAQLSGGEQQRVSIARALAKNPKLLLCDEPTGALDYQTGKQILQLLQDTCRREHITVVVVTHNAALANMADRLIRFKSGQVIDMEVNPDPQPISQIEW; encoded by the coding sequence ATGCCCTACATCGCGTTCACGGATGTCGTGCGCAGCTACGGTGCGGGAGTCACCCAGATAAACGCCCTCGATGGCGCGAGCTTCGCGGTGGAGCGGGGCGAGCTTGCGGTCATTCTGGGCGCCTCGGGCGCGGGCAAGACGACGGCCCTCAACATCCTGGGCGGCATGGACGGGGCCACCTCCGGGCAGGTCGTCGTGGACGAGCGAGACATCAGCGATGCGAACGAGGACGAGCTGGTGCTCTATCGTCGCGCCGACGTGGGCTTTGTCTTCCAGTTCTACAACCTCGTGCCCAACCTCACGGCGCTCGAGAACGTGGAGCTGGCGGCCCAGATCTGCCCCGACTCGTTCGACGCGGCTGAGACCCTGGGCAAGGTGGGCCTGGGCGAGCGCCTGGATAACTTCCCGGCGCAGCTCTCGGGTGGCGAGCAGCAGCGCGTCTCCATCGCGCGCGCTCTGGCCAAGAATCCCAAGCTCCTGCTCTGCGACGAGCCCACCGGTGCCCTCGACTACCAGACCGGCAAGCAGATCCTCCAGCTCCTGCAGGACACCTGCCGCAGGGAGCACATCACGGTGGTCGTCGTGACGCACAACGCGGCGCTCGCGAACATGGCCGACCGCCTCATCCGCTTCAAGAGCGGCCAGGTGATTGACATGGAGGTCAACCCGGACCCGCAGCCCATCTCCCAGATAGAGTGGTAG